Proteins found in one Vagococcus carniphilus genomic segment:
- a CDS encoding dihydrolipoamide acetyltransferase family protein, with translation MAEALLMPTLGLTMTEGTVDKWYKAVGDPIAKGEAVVSISSEKLTHDVEAPADGILLAIIVDEGGEKACQGVIGYIGQEGESVPTETIEVKEEVKEDTPLEEEKIKKENKQPVKRITDGRIFATPLARKMADEQGYALADIIGSGGNGRITRRDVERFVPLTTTSAAPQTVGEGLEGMRKVIAQRMHNSLAQTAQLTLHRKADITNLLAFRKEMKQKAGDNMSRSTLSINTLLIKAVSRALKDCPEMNASYNGEEHILHESVHMGIAVAVDDGLVVPVINDVDSKPLSQIGADFVSVTSQALDGTLPSNLYSGSTFTITNLGSAGIEYFTPILNTPEIGILGVGSTSSKLIFNDLKVIEEIQELPLSLTFDHQIVDGSPAADFLGRIVYYLENPYLLVV, from the coding sequence ATGGCTGAAGCATTACTTATGCCAACATTAGGCTTAACAATGACAGAAGGTACAGTAGACAAGTGGTATAAAGCAGTTGGAGATCCGATTGCTAAAGGAGAAGCAGTTGTCTCAATTAGTTCAGAAAAATTAACTCATGACGTAGAAGCACCTGCAGATGGTATTTTACTTGCTATTATCGTTGATGAAGGTGGAGAAAAGGCTTGTCAAGGTGTTATTGGTTATATTGGACAAGAAGGAGAAAGTGTTCCGACTGAAACGATAGAAGTAAAAGAAGAGGTTAAGGAAGACACACCTCTTGAGGAAGAAAAGATTAAAAAAGAAAACAAACAACCTGTAAAACGTATTACAGATGGTCGTATATTTGCAACACCATTAGCAAGAAAAATGGCAGATGAACAAGGCTATGCATTAGCTGATATTATTGGTTCAGGTGGTAATGGTCGAATTACACGCCGCGATGTGGAACGTTTTGTCCCATTAACAACTACCAGTGCAGCACCACAAACTGTTGGTGAAGGCTTAGAAGGAATGAGAAAAGTTATTGCGCAAAGAATGCATAATAGTTTAGCTCAAACAGCCCAATTAACGCTTCATCGCAAAGCTGATATTACAAATTTACTTGCTTTTAGAAAAGAGATGAAACAAAAAGCAGGAGATAATATGAGTCGCAGTACATTAAGTATCAATACTTTACTTATAAAAGCAGTTAGTCGAGCGCTAAAAGATTGTCCAGAAATGAATGCGTCGTATAATGGAGAAGAACATATTTTACATGAGTCAGTTCATATGGGAATTGCTGTAGCTGTTGATGATGGTTTAGTTGTCCCAGTTATAAATGATGTTGATAGCAAACCACTATCACAAATTGGAGCGGACTTTGTTAGTGTGACATCTCAAGCTCTTGATGGCACATTACCAAGCAACCTATACAGCGGCTCAACATTTACTATTACTAACTTAGGCAGTGCTGGAATTGAGTACTTCACTCCTATTTTGAATACGCCAGAAATTGGTATTCTAGGTGTTGGAAGTACCTCTTCTAAACTTATTTTTAATGACTTGAAAGTAATTGAAGAGATTCAAGAATTACCATTAAGTTTAACATTTGATCATCAAATAGTAGATGGCTCACCTGCAGCAGACTTCTTAGGACGAATTGTTTACTATTTAGAAAATCCTTATTTATTAGTAGTTTAG
- a CDS encoding glycerophosphodiester phosphodiesterase, with amino-acid sequence MHRRKRNYYKLFTIILFLSFLIMNCYLLINKEMSQQQKQHVFSHRGASGEEVEHSFKAYDLALLYGSKFIEQDLVTSEEDTLFVSHDLSAKRITGINKLFSKMTDHEIEQLKTKDNQKILKLQDVFDKYKNTTTYVIELKENTKQIQLFENIIKKNKLEDYVIVQASDPKVLVALENSFPSMEKLLLVKNQKQLESGLNYNEVDIISVDKKLLNQKNVNLVHQKKKNFNTWTLNTTDEIKYAISLDVDTYFTNYTAKALSLEKENREEDFLDLF; translated from the coding sequence ATGCACCGCAGAAAAAGAAATTACTACAAACTATTTACTATTATTTTGTTTTTATCTTTTTTAATAATGAACTGTTACCTTTTAATAAACAAAGAAATGAGTCAACAACAAAAGCAACATGTCTTTTCTCACCGAGGCGCTTCTGGTGAAGAAGTCGAACATAGCTTTAAAGCATACGATTTAGCTCTTCTTTATGGTTCTAAGTTTATTGAACAAGATTTAGTTACATCAGAAGAAGACACACTTTTTGTTTCTCATGATTTATCAGCTAAAAGAATAACCGGAATCAATAAACTTTTTTCTAAAATGACAGATCACGAAATCGAACAACTAAAAACTAAAGACAATCAAAAAATTTTAAAATTACAAGATGTTTTTGATAAATACAAAAACACTACAACCTACGTAATAGAACTAAAAGAAAACACAAAACAAATTCAGCTATTCGAAAATATTATCAAAAAGAATAAACTTGAAGATTATGTCATTGTCCAGGCCTCTGACCCAAAAGTATTAGTAGCATTAGAAAATAGTTTCCCTTCGATGGAAAAACTACTTCTTGTCAAGAATCAAAAACAACTTGAATCTGGTCTAAATTATAATGAAGTAGACATTATTTCAGTAGACAAAAAATTACTAAATCAAAAAAATGTTAATTTAGTTCATCAGAAAAAGAAAAACTTCAACACTTGGACTTTGAACACAACGGATGAAATTAAGTATGCTATTTCTTTAGATGTTGATACTTATTTTACTAACTATACAGCCAAAGCATTATCCTTAGAAAAAGAAAATAGAGAAGAGGATTTCTTAGATTTATTCTAG
- a CDS encoding teichoic acid D-Ala incorporation-associated protein DltX produces MNNKQKKIMIFILKTVLYVLILLGLIYFYGYLKSDGGGFIYNEF; encoded by the coding sequence ATGAATAATAAACAAAAAAAAATAATGATATTTATTTTAAAAACAGTGCTTTACGTCTTAATTCTTTTAGGATTAATCTATTTTTATGGTTATCTAAAATCAGATGGTGGCGGCTTTATTTACAACGAATTTTAA
- the clpP gene encoding ATP-dependent Clp endopeptidase proteolytic subunit ClpP encodes MNLIPTVIEQSSRGERAYDIYSRLLKDRIIMLSGPIDDNVANSVIAQLLFLDAQDPEKDIYIYINSPGGSVSAGLAIYDTMNFIKADVQTIVLGMAASMGSFLLSAGTKGKRFALPNAEIMIHQPLGGAQGQATEIEIAARHILNTRDRLNQILADNTGQDIKIIEKDTDRDNFMSAEEAKEYGLIDEVMVNSSKLK; translated from the coding sequence ATGAATTTAATACCAACAGTTATCGAGCAATCTTCTCGCGGAGAGAGAGCTTATGATATTTATTCAAGACTTTTAAAAGACCGCATTATTATGTTAAGTGGGCCTATTGATGATAATGTTGCTAACTCTGTTATTGCACAATTATTATTTTTAGATGCTCAAGACCCTGAAAAAGATATTTATATCTATATCAACTCACCAGGTGGTAGTGTTTCAGCTGGGTTAGCTATTTATGACACAATGAACTTCATTAAAGCAGATGTTCAAACAATCGTGTTAGGTATGGCTGCTTCAATGGGAAGTTTCTTATTATCAGCAGGAACTAAAGGTAAACGTTTTGCTTTACCAAATGCTGAAATCATGATTCATCAACCTTTAGGTGGTGCCCAAGGACAAGCAACTGAAATTGAAATTGCGGCTCGCCATATCTTAAATACAAGAGATCGCTTGAATCAAATTTTAGCTGACAACACAGGCCAAGATATTAAAATTATCGAAAAAGATACAGATCGTGATAACTTTATGTCTGCTGAGGAAGCTAAAGAATATGGTTTAATTGATGAAGTAATGGTTAATAGCTCTAAATTAAAATAA
- a CDS encoding thioredoxin domain-containing protein, which yields MGMTDVETSKINYDTGIKIGSDEAPVKVVEYINVRCPFCRQWSDEKNDLLQQLVAEGKIQRIIKLFDKEKPSLALGNIMHHHIPTDENAIVAIQAIYETQDDWGNLDSHEEVALYATEKLQLTLQDYKETAKSIVQETIDANVFFVPTVIIGEHVVDQKISSDELLALINE from the coding sequence ATGGGAATGACAGACGTTGAAACATCAAAAATTAATTATGATACTGGAATAAAAATTGGTTCTGACGAAGCTCCAGTTAAAGTCGTTGAATATATTAATGTCAGATGCCCATTTTGTAGACAATGGTCTGATGAAAAAAATGATTTATTGCAACAATTAGTAGCGGAAGGAAAAATTCAACGAATTATTAAATTATTCGATAAGGAAAAACCTTCTCTAGCTCTTGGCAATATTATGCATCACCATATTCCAACTGATGAAAATGCGATTGTAGCTATTCAAGCTATCTATGAAACGCAAGATGACTGGGGTAATTTAGATAGTCATGAAGAGGTAGCTCTTTATGCTACTGAAAAATTACAATTAACTCTTCAAGACTACAAAGAGACTGCTAAAAGCATTGTACAAGAAACAATTGATGCTAATGTCTTCTTTGTACCAACTGTTATCATCGGAGAACATGTAGTTGACCAAAAAATAAGTAGTGATGAATTACTTGCTTTAATTAATGAATAA
- a CDS encoding gluconeogenesis factor YvcK family protein produces MKTYRIRRPKIVVIGGGTGLPVILKGLRYQSAEITAVVTVADDGGSSGMLRQSVNMSPPGDLRNVLVALSDMPQMYEKIFQYRFKQEDDFLANHTIGNLIIAALSEMKESTYDAIQLLTKFMHVDGHIYPASEKSLTLHAKFEDGTEATGESKIAEDRKAIDYVYVTNTMDDEKPKASRKVVTAIKEADMIVLGPGSLYTSILPNLMIDDLGKAIAEAEGEVVYICNIMTQKGETEHFSDADHIRVLHKHLGTKFVDTVLVNTEPIPEGYMDFDIYDEYLVQVRHNFQGLRDENCRVISADFLELKDGGVFHDGNKVVEELFRLVFGTKY; encoded by the coding sequence ATGAAAACGTATCGAATAAGAAGACCTAAAATCGTCGTCATTGGCGGCGGTACTGGGTTGCCGGTCATATTAAAAGGCTTACGTTATCAAAGTGCAGAAATAACTGCAGTGGTAACTGTGGCTGATGATGGTGGTAGTAGCGGTATGTTACGCCAAAGTGTGAATATGAGTCCTCCAGGGGATTTGCGAAATGTTTTAGTAGCTTTATCAGATATGCCGCAAATGTACGAAAAAATCTTTCAATACCGCTTTAAGCAAGAAGATGACTTTCTAGCTAATCATACAATTGGTAATTTAATTATTGCCGCTCTTTCAGAGATGAAAGAAAGTACATATGATGCTATCCAGCTTCTAACTAAATTTATGCATGTGGATGGTCATATCTATCCAGCATCAGAAAAATCATTAACATTACATGCTAAATTCGAAGATGGAACAGAAGCGACTGGAGAATCTAAAATTGCTGAAGACAGAAAGGCAATTGATTACGTTTATGTGACTAATACAATGGATGATGAAAAACCAAAAGCATCAAGAAAAGTTGTAACAGCCATTAAAGAAGCTGACATGATTGTTTTAGGACCGGGAAGTCTTTATACAAGCATTTTACCGAATCTGATGATTGATGATTTAGGAAAAGCTATTGCAGAAGCTGAGGGTGAAGTTGTTTATATTTGTAATATTATGACTCAAAAAGGTGAAACAGAACATTTCTCAGATGCAGATCATATTAGAGTTTTACATAAACATTTAGGCACTAAATTTGTCGATACTGTATTAGTAAATACAGAGCCGATACCAGAAGGTTACATGGATTTTGATATTTATGATGAATATTTAGTCCAAGTAAGACATAATTTCCAAGGATTACGAGATGAAAATTGTCGAGTGATTTCTGCTGACTTCTTAGAATTGAAGGATGGCGGTGTCTTTCATGATGGAAATAAAGTTGTGGAAGAATTATTTAGGCTAGTCTTTGGTACGAAATATTAA
- the lpdA gene encoding dihydrolipoyl dehydrogenase — translation MKKYNLIVIGAGPGGYVAAVEAAKLGQKVAVIEKEKIGGTCLNVGCIPSKAYLKHAAWVEEMEEANRFGVVNELKEIDFPKLVERKNGVVNQLQQGIHYLFKQQSIDYFEGEASLINKKEVMVNEDLLETDYVLLATGSHPFVPPINGIENVNYLTTDTFFELKEQPKELVIIGGGVIGIELAFAMAPLGTKVTVIEVAPSILMTEDKEATAIIRNQLKKMGVTLFEGVTIEEVQSQKVKLTNESISFDQLLVVTGRKGNLEISESLNLKKTPNNKFLEVNRFYQTSIDSVYAVGDIVEGYMLAHAASKEGIKAVRHMFAQKEAPLKNDQVPRCVYTHPEIASFGLSEEEAKEKGLDVLVSKTAYSANGRAIAGNETTGFIKIIADKKYHEILGGVIVGTNATEMIHTILAVKESEGRLEEIEKMTFAHPTLSEMIGELGSQMIN, via the coding sequence ATGAAAAAGTACAATCTGATTGTAATTGGTGCGGGTCCTGGTGGCTATGTAGCAGCAGTCGAAGCAGCTAAACTTGGTCAAAAGGTCGCAGTCATTGAAAAAGAAAAAATCGGAGGTACTTGTCTAAACGTTGGGTGTATTCCATCAAAAGCTTATTTGAAACATGCAGCTTGGGTAGAAGAGATGGAAGAAGCTAACCGTTTTGGAGTAGTGAATGAGTTAAAGGAAATTGATTTTCCAAAATTAGTCGAGAGAAAAAATGGTGTTGTTAATCAATTGCAACAAGGAATTCATTATTTATTTAAACAACAATCAATTGACTATTTTGAAGGAGAAGCTTCTCTTATTAATAAAAAAGAAGTCATGGTTAATGAAGATTTACTAGAAACAGATTATGTCTTACTTGCTACAGGCAGTCATCCATTTGTTCCACCAATTAATGGTATTGAAAATGTTAATTATTTAACAACAGACACTTTTTTCGAGTTGAAAGAACAACCAAAAGAATTAGTTATTATTGGTGGTGGTGTCATTGGAATTGAGCTTGCTTTTGCTATGGCGCCTTTAGGAACCAAAGTGACTGTAATTGAAGTTGCCCCAAGTATTTTAATGACTGAAGATAAAGAAGCTACTGCTATTATCAGAAATCAATTGAAGAAAATGGGTGTCACTTTATTTGAAGGAGTCACAATTGAAGAAGTGCAATCTCAAAAAGTTAAATTAACTAACGAGTCAATCTCGTTTGATCAATTACTTGTCGTAACAGGTAGAAAAGGAAATTTAGAAATTTCAGAGTCGTTAAATTTAAAGAAAACACCAAATAATAAATTTTTAGAAGTGAATCGCTTTTATCAAACATCAATAGATTCGGTATATGCCGTGGGAGATATTGTTGAAGGCTATATGTTGGCTCATGCAGCTAGTAAAGAAGGTATCAAAGCTGTGAGACATATGTTTGCTCAAAAAGAAGCTCCTTTAAAAAATGATCAAGTTCCTCGTTGTGTTTACACGCATCCTGAAATTGCCAGTTTTGGTTTGAGTGAAGAAGAAGCTAAAGAAAAAGGGTTGGATGTTCTTGTTTCTAAAACAGCCTATTCTGCTAATGGAAGAGCTATTGCAGGGAATGAAACAACAGGATTTATTAAAATAATTGCTGATAAAAAATACCATGAGATTTTAGGTGGTGTTATCGTTGGCACGAATGCGACTGAAATGATTCATACCATTTTAGCGGTAAAAGAATCAGAAGGTCGTTTAGAAGAAATTGAAAAAATGACATTTGCTCACCCGACATTATCAGAAATGATTGGTGAATTGGGTAGCCAAATGATTAACTAA
- a CDS encoding thiamine pyrophosphate-dependent dehydrogenase E1 component subunit alpha: MEKMTKQQAEWIYKTMNDIRNFEDEVHRIFTTGEIPGFVHLYAGEEAVATGVCAHLTDKDYITSTHRGHGHCIAKGCDLNGMMAEIFGKETGLCKGKGGSMHIADIDRGMLGANGMVGGGFPIAVGAGLRNKYLKTDDVAICFFGDGASNEGTFHESINMAAIWDLPVVFVCENNSFGEASAVEYASGSKTIAERSVAYGIPGVRVDGKDLVAVYEAAGEAIDRARNGEGPTILECVTYRNYGHFEGDEQKYKSKEGKEKEFADIDNIPVFREVALKNKWLSAKIADEIESQSVKDVEAAVLFAQESDVPKPECLYEDVSI, encoded by the coding sequence ATGGAAAAAATGACAAAACAACAAGCAGAGTGGATCTATAAAACAATGAATGATATCAGAAATTTTGAAGATGAGGTTCATCGTATTTTTACCACAGGAGAAATTCCTGGATTTGTCCATTTATATGCTGGTGAAGAAGCTGTTGCAACAGGTGTTTGTGCTCATTTAACTGACAAAGATTATATCACAAGTACTCACCGTGGACATGGACATTGTATTGCTAAAGGCTGTGATTTAAATGGAATGATGGCAGAAATCTTTGGTAAAGAAACAGGCCTTTGTAAAGGGAAAGGCGGCTCAATGCACATTGCCGATATTGATAGAGGGATGCTAGGTGCTAACGGAATGGTTGGTGGTGGTTTTCCAATCGCTGTTGGTGCAGGGCTTAGAAATAAATATTTGAAAACTGATGATGTAGCGATTTGTTTCTTTGGAGATGGAGCTTCTAATGAAGGAACATTCCATGAAAGTATTAATATGGCGGCTATTTGGGATTTACCAGTTGTCTTTGTTTGTGAGAATAACTCTTTTGGTGAAGCATCAGCTGTTGAATATGCATCAGGGTCAAAAACAATTGCTGAAAGAAGCGTTGCATATGGTATTCCTGGAGTTCGTGTGGACGGGAAAGATTTAGTAGCTGTTTATGAAGCTGCTGGAGAAGCAATCGATAGAGCTCGTAACGGAGAAGGTCCTACTATTTTAGAGTGTGTTACTTACCGTAATTACGGCCACTTTGAAGGGGACGAACAAAAATATAAATCAAAAGAAGGTAAAGAAAAAGAGTTTGCTGATATTGATAATATTCCTGTTTTTAGAGAAGTTGCTCTTAAAAATAAATGGTTATCAGCTAAGATAGCAGATGAAATTGAAAGTCAATCTGTAAAAGATGTTGAGGCTGCCGTTTTATTTGCACAAGAAAGTGATGTACCAAAACCAGAATGCTTATACGAAGATGTATCTATTTAA
- a CDS encoding alpha-ketoacid dehydrogenase subunit beta has translation MSRRITFMQAVNEGLDMAMDKDDRVILLGEDLAGGTGIEHLNGEGAFGGVFGVTKGLVEKHGYERVIDTPISEMGYMGAAVGAAATGLRPVPELMFNDFLGFCFDTLLAQGSKMRYMFGGKATIPMTVRTCHGAGASAAAQHSGSYYGMFGSIPGLKVVVPSNPYDAKGLLLSAIEDDNIVIYSEDKTLYGLKDEVPEEYYKVEIGKAKVKREGSDLTIVTIGKMLYVALDVAEELEKSGVSVEVIDLITVAPWDQETVINSVKKTGRLIVIDEANPHNNTATDIASVVGDKAFDYLDGPIKCICAPNTPVPFASNLEALYLPNKDKVLEEAKELIEDLK, from the coding sequence ATGAGTAGAAGAATAACATTTATGCAAGCAGTTAATGAAGGTTTAGATATGGCTATGGATAAGGATGATCGTGTCATCTTATTAGGAGAAGACCTTGCAGGGGGAACAGGCATTGAACATCTAAATGGAGAAGGTGCTTTTGGTGGTGTGTTTGGTGTTACTAAAGGTTTAGTTGAAAAACATGGTTACGAACGTGTTATTGATACACCTATTTCAGAAATGGGTTACATGGGAGCTGCAGTAGGTGCTGCTGCAACAGGATTGAGACCAGTTCCAGAGTTAATGTTTAATGATTTTTTAGGCTTTTGTTTTGATACGTTACTAGCACAAGGTTCAAAAATGCGTTATATGTTTGGAGGAAAAGCAACTATTCCAATGACAGTAAGAACTTGTCACGGTGCAGGCGCTTCAGCAGCTGCGCAACATTCAGGTTCATATTACGGCATGTTTGGTTCAATTCCTGGGTTGAAGGTTGTTGTTCCATCTAACCCATATGATGCTAAAGGCCTACTACTTTCAGCAATTGAAGATGATAATATTGTTATTTATTCTGAAGATAAAACGTTGTATGGCTTAAAAGATGAGGTGCCAGAAGAGTACTACAAAGTAGAAATTGGAAAAGCAAAAGTTAAACGAGAAGGTTCAGATTTAACTATTGTAACAATTGGAAAAATGCTATATGTTGCATTAGACGTAGCAGAAGAATTAGAAAAATCAGGTGTTTCTGTTGAAGTTATCGATTTAATTACAGTAGCACCTTGGGATCAAGAAACAGTTATCAACTCAGTTAAGAAAACAGGTCGTTTGATAGTAATTGATGAAGCTAATCCACATAATAATACAGCAACAGACATCGCTTCAGTAGTTGGAGATAAAGCCTTCGATTATTTAGATGGTCCAATTAAATGTATTTGTGCACCAAATACACCTGTTCCATTTGCAAGTAATTTAGAAGCTCTTTATTTACCAAATAAAGACAAAGTTTTAGAAGAAGCTAAAGAATTAATCGAAGACTTAAAATAA
- the whiA gene encoding DNA-binding protein WhiA → MSFAADVKKELTTLEVHKEHAKAELAALIRMNGAVTLVNRQFVLNVQTENAAIARRIYTLLKDHYQVNSELLVRRKMKLKKNNVYIVRLKQGTQTILNDLEIMDGNMFNIQVSPSIMGNEQKMRSYLRGAFLAGGSVNNPETSRYHLEIYSMYEEQCNDLCTMLKFYGLNGRVLERRNGFITYLKGAEEIADFLVLVGATNAMLKFEDVRIVRDLRNSVNRLMNCENANMNKTADAAKRQIENIRLIEERVGLDSLPERLKEVAEIRLENPEISLKELGEILPSGPITKSGINHRIRKINEFAEKLEA, encoded by the coding sequence ATGTCTTTTGCAGCAGATGTAAAAAAAGAACTGACCACATTGGAAGTTCATAAGGAACACGCTAAAGCTGAGTTAGCTGCTCTCATTCGAATGAATGGGGCAGTTACTTTAGTTAACAGACAATTCGTCTTGAATGTGCAAACAGAAAATGCAGCCATTGCTAGGCGGATTTACACCTTATTAAAAGATCATTATCAAGTAAATAGTGAGCTATTAGTAAGAAGAAAAATGAAATTAAAGAAAAATAATGTCTATATTGTTCGGTTGAAACAAGGGACGCAAACGATATTAAATGATTTAGAGATTATGGATGGTAATATGTTCAATATTCAAGTTTCTCCTTCAATTATGGGCAATGAACAAAAAATGCGCTCTTATTTAAGAGGCGCTTTTTTAGCGGGAGGATCTGTTAATAATCCTGAAACGAGTCGATATCATTTAGAAATTTATTCAATGTATGAAGAACAATGTAATGATTTATGTACTATGTTGAAGTTTTATGGTTTAAATGGACGTGTTTTAGAAAGACGTAATGGGTTTATCACGTATTTAAAAGGTGCTGAGGAAATTGCGGATTTTCTAGTTTTAGTAGGTGCAACTAATGCCATGTTAAAATTTGAAGATGTGAGAATTGTTCGCGACCTTAGAAACTCAGTGAATCGTTTAATGAACTGTGAGAATGCGAATATGAATAAAACAGCTGACGCTGCTAAACGTCAAATTGAAAATATTAGACTAATCGAAGAACGAGTTGGTCTTGATAGTTTACCTGAAAGATTAAAAGAAGTTGCTGAAATCAGATTGGAAAATCCAGAAATCAGTTTGAAGGAATTAGGAGAGATTTTGCCTTCTGGGCCGATTACAAAATCAGGTATTAATCATCGAATTCGAAAGATCAATGAGTTTGCTGAAAAACTAGAAGCTTAA
- a CDS encoding sigma-54-dependent Fis family transcriptional regulator has protein sequence MSTKELWHTYVQSSQINQELLPNHIVESWEYCMNHDVNPFSRQGVEKVSGSALRTQKKTWAYLINIVKDEIRRLNEFFYIKKPLFILTDKNGVVLWRDGHEETRHLANEIRFSEGSIWTEKAVGTNAIGISLRTLQSVTVERFEHFAEASHPFTCSSTPILDGNNQVVACLNVSTMEELVESGYTLFALKMIAKNVQQRMAEVQLAEQKEAFLEALNLPFEQSILVGLDGKVLSVSDDVKELLVGSEGKTITELATFNKNRYTKHNLYQQEELIGFCYQLETKKLEPSFISFGITSQNERYQVFLNQLSQAAKSDLPIHIYGETGSGKEVSAKTIHFNSCRQSGKLVAVNCGALSENLLESELFGYAPGAFTGAKLSGYKGKIEQADNGTLFLDEIDSMSKRMQVALLRTLEDKKITPIGSDQEISVNFRLVTASNKNLKELVNQGKFREDLFYRLYVVPLKLPPLRKRQEDFEVLVETFCDKKNWHPIWKNKISDLSKEFEWEGNIREFHNFLERLYLYFPTKEPTRDELIELIAIGSIKINRMEETYLDERVEIINALESTNYHLSQTAEKLNMARSTLYRKIDKYQIEIIRR, from the coding sequence TTGAGTACAAAAGAATTATGGCACACATATGTTCAATCAAGTCAAATTAATCAAGAATTATTACCAAATCATATTGTTGAGTCTTGGGAGTATTGCATGAATCATGATGTTAATCCTTTCTCAAGACAAGGTGTTGAAAAGGTTTCAGGAAGTGCTTTACGAACGCAAAAGAAAACGTGGGCTTATTTAATTAATATTGTTAAAGATGAAATTCGCCGATTAAATGAGTTTTTCTATATTAAGAAACCACTTTTTATTTTGACGGATAAAAATGGGGTTGTTTTGTGGCGAGATGGCCATGAGGAAACACGCCATTTGGCAAATGAAATCCGCTTTTCAGAAGGTAGTATTTGGACTGAAAAAGCGGTAGGAACTAACGCAATTGGGATTTCTTTAAGAACACTTCAAAGTGTAACGGTGGAAAGATTTGAGCATTTTGCAGAAGCTTCTCACCCTTTTACCTGTAGTTCAACGCCTATTTTAGATGGTAACAATCAAGTGGTTGCTTGTTTAAATGTTTCTACAATGGAAGAATTAGTAGAATCAGGTTATACCTTATTTGCGTTAAAAATGATTGCTAAAAATGTTCAACAAAGGATGGCAGAAGTACAGCTAGCTGAGCAAAAAGAAGCTTTTTTAGAAGCTCTAAATTTACCTTTTGAGCAATCCATTCTTGTTGGATTAGATGGAAAAGTTCTTAGTGTATCTGATGATGTGAAAGAACTACTAGTAGGTAGCGAAGGAAAAACAATAACTGAATTAGCGACATTCAATAAAAATCGTTATACAAAACATAACTTATACCAACAGGAAGAATTAATAGGGTTTTGTTATCAATTAGAAACTAAAAAATTAGAACCTTCTTTTATTAGTTTTGGAATAACCTCTCAAAATGAAAGGTATCAAGTCTTTTTAAATCAACTATCTCAAGCAGCTAAATCAGATTTACCGATTCATATTTATGGTGAAACTGGAAGTGGGAAAGAGGTCTCTGCTAAGACGATTCACTTTAATAGTTGTCGCCAATCAGGTAAGTTAGTAGCTGTTAACTGTGGTGCACTTAGTGAGAACTTATTAGAGAGTGAGTTATTCGGCTATGCTCCAGGGGCATTTACAGGAGCTAAGTTAAGTGGTTACAAAGGGAAAATTGAGCAAGCTGATAACGGAACTTTATTCTTAGATGAAATTGATAGTATGTCAAAACGAATGCAAGTCGCACTTTTAAGAACATTGGAAGATAAAAAAATTACGCCAATTGGAAGCGACCAAGAAATTAGTGTAAATTTTAGGCTTGTAACAGCAAGTAATAAAAATTTAAAAGAACTCGTTAATCAGGGAAAATTCAGAGAAGATTTATTTTACCGATTATACGTTGTTCCGTTAAAATTGCCACCTCTTAGAAAAAGACAAGAGGATTTTGAAGTATTAGTTGAAACATTTTGTGATAAGAAAAATTGGCATCCTATTTGGAAAAATAAAATTAGCGATTTGTCTAAAGAGTTCGAATGGGAAGGCAATATTAGAGAATTTCATAATTTTTTAGAGAGACTCTATTTATATTTTCCAACAAAAGAGCCTACAAGAGATGAGTTAATTGAATTGATTGCAATCGGCTCGATCAAGATTAATCGAATGGAAGAAACTTATTTAGATGAACGTGTTGAGATTATTAATGCGTTAGAATCTACTAATTATCATTTGTCTCAAACAGCAGAAAAACTTAATATGGCACGAAGTACTTTGTACCGAAAAATTGATAAGTATCAAATTGAGATTATAAGGCGTTAG